A region from the Nitrososphaera sp. genome encodes:
- a CDS encoding helix-turn-helix domain-containing protein — protein sequence METKKDGLPMHQGCDFEGYSPAALMSETARLRKLMTSRGTLEILIPLCCTTHPVRYKQFRQALRGISSKTLAVRLKELERGGVLERKAYSEIPPRVEYNLTPKGQELVESLVGLLEWMRKWSKPEKRS from the coding sequence ATGGAAACCAAGAAAGACGGACTGCCAATGCACCAGGGATGCGACTTTGAGGGTTACAGCCCTGCCGCGCTTATGAGTGAAACCGCGCGGCTGAGAAAATTAATGACAAGCCGCGGAACTCTAGAGATACTCATTCCTCTGTGCTGTACCACGCATCCCGTCAGGTACAAGCAGTTTCGGCAGGCACTGAGGGGCATTAGCAGCAAGACGCTTGCCGTAAGGCTCAAGGAACTTGAAAGGGGCGGTGTTCTTGAAAGAAAGGCTTACAGCGAGATTCCACCGCGCGTGGAGTATAACCTTACTCCCAAGGGCCAGGAACTGGTAGAGTCTCTTGTAGGATTGCTGGAGTGGATGAGGAAATGGTCAAAGCCGGAAAAGCGGTCCTAG